The following are encoded together in the Parabacteroides chongii genome:
- a CDS encoding STM3941 family protein — MEAPSTITFKLSRHKKRGLFLTTLLSALIGAGALYAAHDLKYGEGRFVFIFIGVFALLTTFFCLISYSFLTRESFKAIYISDEGINDISTGNRIGTILWKDVDNIKIMDDLSNLKRKYIVLKVKNPNEYIDREPTRSKKRSLELKLQYYGSPICISDRALDCTFKELEKAVFEKYNHYKTLHKEA, encoded by the coding sequence ATGGAAGCACCTTCTACAATCACATTCAAATTGAGCAGGCATAAAAAGAGAGGATTGTTCCTGACAACGCTCCTCTCTGCCCTGATCGGTGCCGGAGCTTTGTATGCTGCTCATGACCTCAAATACGGGGAAGGACGTTTTGTCTTTATCTTCATCGGTGTCTTTGCTTTACTCACGACATTCTTCTGCTTAATCAGCTATTCATTCCTAACCCGCGAAAGTTTCAAGGCGATCTATATCTCCGACGAGGGGATCAATGATATATCGACAGGCAACCGGATAGGCACAATTTTGTGGAAAGATGTTGACAATATCAAAATAATGGACGACCTTAGCAACCTGAAACGTAAATATATCGTGCTGAAGGTAAAAAATCCGAACGAATATATTGACCGGGAGCCCACACGTAGCAAGAAGCGTTCCCTGGAACTGAAGCTTCAATACTACGGATCGCCTATTTGTATCTCCGACCGTGCGTTGGATTGTACATTTAAGGAACTCGAAAAGGCTGTATTCGAGAAATACAACCACTATAAAACATTACATAAAGAAGCATAA
- a CDS encoding NADH:flavin oxidoreductase, producing the protein MNKESMLFTPASIGPLTLRNRTIRAAAFESMCPGNAPSEMLYNYHTSVAAGGIGMTTLAYAAVTQSGLSFERQLWLRPEIIPGLKKITDAIHKEGAAASIQIGHCGNMSHKNICGCTPISASTGFNIYSPTFVRGMKQSEIAAIAKAFGQAVHLAREAGMDAVEVHAGHGYLISQFLSPYTNRRKDEYGGSLENRMRFMKMCMEEVMKAAGSDMAVLVKMNMRDGFKGGMELDETLEVARTLQNQCGVHALILSGGFVSRAPMYVMRGAMPIRTMTHYMPNGWLPIGVRMAGHLMIPTEPFKEAYFLEDALKFRAALKMPLVYVGGLISREKIEEVLGHGFEFVSMARALLNDPAFVNHMKEDEQARCDCGHSNYCIARMYSLEMACHKHIQNLPKSIVKEIEKLEYK; encoded by the coding sequence ATGAATAAAGAATCTATGCTATTCACCCCGGCCTCTATCGGCCCGCTCACGCTCAGAAATCGTACGATCAGAGCGGCCGCTTTCGAAAGTATGTGCCCGGGGAACGCTCCGTCGGAAATGTTATATAACTACCATACCTCTGTGGCAGCCGGCGGAATCGGCATGACTACATTAGCCTATGCCGCTGTAACACAAAGCGGACTTTCATTCGAACGTCAGTTGTGGTTACGCCCTGAAATTATACCCGGTCTGAAGAAGATCACAGATGCCATCCATAAAGAGGGTGCTGCCGCTTCCATACAGATCGGACATTGCGGAAATATGTCTCACAAAAACATCTGCGGATGCACTCCTATTTCCGCCTCTACAGGATTCAACATCTATTCTCCGACTTTTGTTCGTGGGATGAAACAATCAGAGATAGCAGCCATAGCAAAAGCCTTCGGCCAGGCAGTTCACCTCGCCCGCGAAGCAGGAATGGATGCCGTCGAAGTACATGCCGGACACGGTTATCTGATCAGCCAGTTCCTCTCTCCTTATACCAACCGCCGGAAAGACGAATATGGCGGAAGCCTGGAAAACCGGATGCGTTTCATGAAGATGTGTATGGAAGAGGTAATGAAAGCAGCCGGTTCGGATATGGCAGTCCTGGTAAAGATGAATATGCGCGACGGCTTTAAAGGCGGCATGGAACTCGACGAGACGTTGGAAGTCGCCCGTACCCTGCAAAACCAATGCGGCGTACATGCCCTGATACTGAGCGGGGGATTTGTAAGCCGTGCTCCTATGTACGTCATGCGGGGAGCCATGCCTATCCGTACAATGACCCATTACATGCCAAACGGCTGGTTGCCCATTGGCGTTCGGATGGCAGGTCACCTGATGATACCTACCGAACCATTCAAGGAAGCATATTTTCTGGAAGATGCACTGAAGTTCCGGGCAGCCCTGAAAATGCCCCTTGTATATGTCGGCGGCCTTATCTCCCGTGAAAAGATAGAGGAAGTGCTCGGCCACGGATTCGAGTTTGTCAGCATGGCACGTGCACTGCTCAACGACCCGGCTTTCGTCAACCATATGAAAGAAGACGAACAGGCCCGTTGCGACTGCGGTCACAGCAACTATTGCATTGCCCGTATGTATTCACTGGAAATGGCTTGCCATAAACATATACAGAATCTACCTAAAAGTATTGTCAAAGAAATAGAAAAACTGGAGTATAAATAA
- a CDS encoding HU family DNA-binding protein, which produces MNKRTLESKVSEKLGIPQYKVNLFVNTLLESITEVLEQNEEVSIRGFGTFLPKRQKPRPVRNPQNGDPCILDPSLTVKFTVGSDLKKRLNENDRTPEYQQI; this is translated from the coding sequence ATGAATAAAAGAACCCTTGAATCCAAAGTGTCTGAAAAGTTAGGGATTCCCCAATACAAGGTCAACCTATTCGTCAACACCTTGCTTGAATCCATCACGGAGGTACTGGAACAGAATGAAGAAGTATCCATCCGTGGTTTCGGTACATTTTTACCCAAGAGACAAAAGCCCCGCCCTGTACGCAACCCTCAGAACGGAGATCCCTGTATACTCGATCCCTCTCTCACTGTCAAATTCACCGTCGGCAGCGACCTGAAGAAACGGCTGAACGAAAACGACCGGACTCCGGAATATCAACAAATATAA
- the pth gene encoding aminoacyl-tRNA hydrolase: MKYLITGLGNIGSEYWGTRHNIGFRVVNALAEEAGVPFTEERYGAVARMRVKNCELILLKPNTFMNLSGNAVRYWLQKENIPVENLLVVVDDLALPFGTLRLKPKGSDAGHNGLKNIQQLLGTQEYSRLRFGIGSDFPRGGQIDYVLGKFPPEELELMPEKLKRAIEIVKSFCLAGVQITMNQFNNK; encoded by the coding sequence ATGAAATATCTGATAACCGGACTTGGTAATATAGGCTCTGAATACTGGGGTACGCGGCATAATATCGGTTTCCGTGTCGTGAATGCTTTGGCTGAAGAAGCCGGAGTGCCTTTCACGGAAGAGCGTTACGGAGCAGTTGCCCGGATGCGGGTAAAGAACTGCGAGCTGATCCTGCTCAAACCGAATACATTTATGAACCTGAGCGGAAATGCTGTCCGCTACTGGTTACAAAAAGAGAACATTCCTGTAGAGAATCTGTTGGTCGTAGTAGACGACCTGGCTCTCCCCTTCGGTACTTTACGCCTGAAACCGAAGGGCAGCGACGCTGGTCACAACGGACTGAAAAACATCCAGCAGCTCCTGGGCACACAGGAATACAGCCGCCTGCGGTTCGGTATAGGCAGCGACTTTCCCCGCGGCGGACAAATAGATTACGTTTTAGGCAAGTTTCCGCCTGAAGAACTGGAACTGATGCCGGAAAAATTGAAACGGGCCATCGAGATCGTCAAGAGCTTCTGCCTGGCGGGAGTACAGATCACGATGAACCAGTTTAATAACAAGTAA
- a CDS encoding 50S ribosomal protein L25/general stress protein Ctc, producing the protein MKTFQLEGKGREVAATSSDQKRALKAMRKNQEIPAVLYGGEKVTHFTVTVDSVRKLVYTPEIFAVELNIDGKKTMAIVKDIQFQAVTDAIIHMDFMEVSENKPVTMEVPVVLTGHAEGVKAGGKLTLRMRKLKVKAVYTQIPEKLTINVDHLGLGKSMQVGALHFEGLELTNAKNAVVCAVQLTRAARGAQATAGK; encoded by the coding sequence ATGAAGACATTCCAATTAGAAGGAAAAGGAAGAGAAGTAGCTGCTACTTCTTCTGATCAGAAAAGAGCTTTGAAAGCTATGCGTAAAAATCAGGAAATCCCTGCTGTATTATACGGTGGCGAAAAAGTAACTCACTTTACAGTAACTGTCGACAGTGTACGTAAACTGGTTTATACTCCGGAAATCTTCGCTGTTGAACTGAACATCGACGGAAAAAAGACTATGGCTATCGTTAAAGATATCCAGTTCCAAGCAGTAACCGATGCTATCATACACATGGACTTCATGGAAGTTTCAGAAAACAAACCGGTAACAATGGAAGTTCCTGTTGTTCTGACTGGTCACGCCGAAGGTGTTAAAGCCGGTGGTAAGCTGACATTGCGTATGAGAAAGCTGAAAGTAAAAGCTGTTTACACTCAGATCCCTGAAAAACTGACTATCAACGTTGATCACCTGGGCTTAGGTAAGTCTATGCAGGTGGGTGCTTTACACTTCGAAGGTCTGGAACTGACCAATGCAAAGAACGCTGTTGTTTGCGCCGTTCAGTTGACTCGTGCCGCTCGTGGTGCTCAAGCTACTGCTGGTAAGTAA
- a CDS encoding tyrosine-type recombinase/integrase, giving the protein METTKESNPKKKSILLHEYIKQRAESKRLIGKDSTADLYLAVARHFVTFQGNKDIPICDITPTMVNDFQTYLQAKQLKINSVNSYLSSLRAVYNAAVGEQLFKNKTQPFQKLKLKRDITVKKPLSDQQVKKMATVDFRDRPELALATDLALFSFMAYGMPFVDIVHLTRKNIHGQAIVYNRHKTGIGIRIEITSGMWQILRKYESSDRDYLFPIMFPSATHHQYKSMLSAHNETLKQVGRLLDIHTNLTSYVMRYTWASEARRQHVDIAVISQALGHTNEKTTRGYFNRLDQPELDLANRKITDPICEILRNKPKNIDWRGIEGTYL; this is encoded by the coding sequence ATGGAAACAACAAAAGAAAGCAACCCTAAGAAAAAAAGTATTTTACTACATGAGTATATCAAACAGCGAGCAGAAAGCAAGCGGTTGATAGGCAAAGACAGCACTGCTGATCTCTATCTGGCAGTAGCCCGGCATTTCGTCACATTCCAGGGGAACAAGGATATCCCAATCTGCGACATCACCCCTACCATGGTGAACGATTTCCAAACCTATCTACAGGCCAAACAATTAAAAATCAACTCTGTCAACAGCTATCTGAGCAGTCTCCGAGCCGTATACAATGCAGCCGTCGGCGAACAACTCTTCAAAAATAAGACCCAGCCGTTTCAGAAATTGAAACTAAAGAGGGACATAACAGTCAAAAAGCCTCTGTCAGATCAACAAGTGAAAAAAATGGCGACAGTCGATTTTCGTGACCGCCCCGAATTGGCTTTGGCAACAGATTTGGCTCTTTTCAGCTTTATGGCATACGGCATGCCTTTTGTGGACATAGTGCATCTGACCCGAAAGAATATACATGGACAAGCCATCGTGTATAACCGCCATAAGACCGGTATCGGGATACGCATCGAAATCACCTCCGGCATGTGGCAGATCCTCCGTAAATACGAATCATCCGACAGGGACTACCTTTTCCCGATAATGTTTCCTTCTGCCACTCACCACCAGTATAAGTCTATGCTGTCTGCCCATAACGAAACCTTGAAACAGGTGGGCCGGTTGTTGGATATTCATACAAACCTGACATCCTACGTAATGCGCTATACCTGGGCCTCCGAAGCTCGTCGTCAGCACGTGGATATAGCCGTGATCAGTCAGGCACTGGGACATACGAACGAAAAAACGACCCGGGGTTACTTCAACCGACTTGACCAGCCGGAACTCGACCTGGCCAATCGAAAGATCACGGATCCGATTTGTGAGATACTGAGGAATAAACCGAAAAACATAGATTGGAGAGGGATTGAAGGAACTTATTTATGA
- a CDS encoding DUF1295 domain-containing protein, protein MTLDEFNILLIIMAVIAAIVFVTLYFVEAGYGMLFDKKWGIPIPNKIAWICMEAPVFGVMLFLWSQSERQLETVPLLFFLFFELHYLQRAFIFPLLIKGKSKMPVGIMTMGIVFNLLNGYIQGMWIFYLAPENMYSSQWLTTPQFIIGTLMFFSGMWINWRSDYIVRHLRKPGDTNHYLPKGGMFNYVTSANYFGELVEWCGFAILTWSASGALFAWWTFANLVPRANTIWHKYKAMFGKEVGNRKRIIPFIY, encoded by the coding sequence ATGACCCTTGATGAGTTTAATATATTGCTGATTATAATGGCGGTCATTGCCGCCATTGTTTTTGTTACCCTTTACTTCGTAGAAGCCGGATACGGCATGTTATTCGACAAAAAATGGGGTATCCCTATTCCAAACAAAATAGCCTGGATCTGTATGGAAGCACCTGTCTTTGGGGTGATGCTCTTCCTCTGGAGCCAGTCCGAACGGCAACTTGAAACCGTTCCCCTACTCTTCTTCCTCTTCTTCGAACTGCATTACCTGCAACGAGCATTTATATTCCCCTTACTGATCAAAGGTAAGAGCAAAATGCCTGTGGGCATTATGACAATGGGGATTGTCTTCAACCTGCTGAACGGTTACATACAAGGCATGTGGATATTTTACCTCGCCCCCGAAAATATGTATTCGAGCCAATGGCTGACCACTCCGCAATTCATTATCGGAACACTGATGTTCTTCAGCGGCATGTGGATCAACTGGCGGTCTGACTATATCGTCCGCCATCTCCGCAAGCCGGGCGACACCAATCATTACCTACCTAAAGGAGGTATGTTCAACTACGTAACCTCCGCCAACTATTTTGGCGAACTGGTGGAATGGTGTGGTTTTGCCATCCTAACCTGGAGCGCCAGCGGAGCATTGTTCGCTTGGTGGACATTTGCCAACCTGGTTCCGCGTGCCAATACGATCTGGCACAAGTACAAAGCCATGTTCGGCAAAGAAGTCGGGAACCGGAAACGAATTATCCCATTTATTTACTGA
- a CDS encoding PG0541 family transporter-associated protein, translated as MKAIFISFNQAYYEMILSIMDRSNIRGFTFWETVQGRGSQKGEPHYGSHAWPTLNSAILAMVDDEKVDPFLDLLHKMDMQTEAQGLRAFVWNIEKSI; from the coding sequence ATGAAAGCTATATTCATATCATTCAATCAGGCTTACTACGAAATGATCCTCAGTATTATGGATCGCAGCAACATTCGCGGATTTACTTTCTGGGAAACAGTGCAGGGACGCGGCAGCCAAAAAGGCGAACCTCATTACGGTAGCCATGCCTGGCCAACCCTCAACTCAGCCATACTGGCCATGGTAGACGACGAAAAAGTCGATCCTTTCCTGGACCTGCTCCACAAAATGGATATGCAGACAGAAGCCCAGGGACTACGTGCATTCGTATGGAACATTGAAAAATCAATTTGA
- a CDS encoding DUF3575 domain-containing protein codes for MKNFLLLIFSFLVSTLSAQTLVPESKAPVVGIKTNLPYWGTATFNAGLEFRLAKKWSLDIEAGFNPFDGKNDDGTYDRSLKHLRIQPELRYWFCEANNGHFLGLHVPYYLYNVADVKLLDLEGERREGWGAGVGLSYGYQWMLSKHWSLEATVGVGYIYFEYDRYPCAECGNRETNRHKNYFGPTQAALNFIYLF; via the coding sequence ATGAAGAACTTCCTCTTACTGATTTTCAGCTTCCTGGTCTCTACTCTTTCAGCTCAGACACTAGTACCCGAAAGCAAGGCGCCGGTAGTTGGCATCAAAACAAACCTCCCTTATTGGGGAACAGCCACCTTCAACGCCGGACTGGAATTTCGCCTGGCCAAGAAATGGAGCCTCGACATCGAAGCCGGCTTCAACCCCTTCGACGGCAAAAACGACGACGGCACTTACGACCGCTCGCTCAAGCACCTGCGCATTCAGCCCGAACTGCGCTACTGGTTCTGCGAAGCAAACAACGGACATTTCCTCGGTCTGCACGTCCCCTACTATTTATATAATGTAGCCGACGTGAAACTGCTCGACCTCGAAGGCGAACGTCGCGAAGGTTGGGGAGCAGGCGTAGGCCTGAGCTACGGCTACCAGTGGATGCTCTCCAAACACTGGAGCCTGGAGGCTACCGTGGGCGTAGGCTACATCTACTTCGAATACGACCGCTACCCCTGTGCCGAATGCGGCAACCGCGAGACGAACCGACACAAAAACTACTTCGGACCCACGCAGGCAGCACTCAACTTCATTTATCTATTCTAA
- a CDS encoding DUF3868 domain-containing protein: MKKTISTLLMGLCAASALQAQSPVTVERQSVQRSGNDLVVNMHIDISQMQLGSNRTVVCTPLLQKGDSLLALPPLVVNGRTRQIAYERRDGKALVQPGEVVVRRKNNAEQQVDYLVKVPYRPWMNRADVSMVTDLCGCGWKNLQNEKAHLFVVNLSMPEVKPVPAFIAPAAEAVKRRALNGQAYLDFPVGSTAIRPEYRKNPGELAAIRNTIETVKSNSNATITHVAIKGFASPEGAYANNRRLAEGRAQALLAYVKELYDFSNVPCDVTSVPEDWEGLATRLAASTNEGRDEALAIIRADQPADPDAREWKLKQLPAYKQILADIYPALRHSDYVVEYNIRNFTVDEARDIIYRDPSQLSLEEMHRVALTYPAGSDEFKEVFEIAVRMYPDDPVSNLNAANIALQNRQADKARRYLAKAAPSAQKELAEAILLMLDERWADAETALSRLTSQPEVSEAATANLELVKLMR; this comes from the coding sequence ATGAAAAAGACTATAAGCACTCTATTGATGGGATTGTGCGCAGCCTCAGCCCTGCAAGCGCAGTCGCCCGTCACCGTCGAACGCCAGTCCGTGCAACGCTCCGGCAACGACCTGGTGGTGAACATGCATATCGACATCAGCCAGATGCAGCTGGGCAGCAACCGCACCGTGGTCTGCACCCCTCTCCTACAAAAAGGCGACAGCCTGCTCGCACTGCCCCCACTGGTAGTCAACGGTCGCACCCGCCAAATAGCCTACGAACGCCGCGACGGTAAAGCCCTCGTGCAGCCCGGCGAAGTGGTAGTACGCCGCAAAAACAACGCCGAGCAACAGGTAGACTACCTCGTGAAAGTGCCCTACCGCCCATGGATGAACCGCGCCGACGTGTCGATGGTGACCGACCTCTGCGGCTGTGGCTGGAAGAACCTTCAGAACGAAAAGGCACACCTCTTCGTCGTCAACCTGTCGATGCCCGAGGTCAAGCCTGTCCCCGCCTTCATCGCCCCGGCAGCCGAAGCCGTGAAACGCCGCGCCCTCAACGGGCAAGCCTATTTGGACTTCCCCGTCGGCAGCACCGCGATCCGCCCCGAATACCGCAAGAATCCCGGCGAACTCGCTGCCATACGTAACACCATCGAGACAGTCAAAAGCAATAGCAACGCCACCATCACACACGTGGCAATCAAAGGCTTCGCCTCACCCGAAGGCGCCTACGCCAACAACCGGCGCCTGGCGGAAGGACGCGCCCAGGCCCTGCTTGCCTACGTGAAAGAGCTGTACGACTTCAGCAACGTGCCCTGCGACGTAACCTCCGTGCCCGAAGACTGGGAAGGATTGGCGACCCGCCTCGCCGCCTCCACGAACGAAGGCCGCGACGAAGCCCTCGCCATCATCCGTGCCGACCAACCCGCCGACCCGGACGCCCGCGAATGGAAGCTGAAGCAACTCCCAGCCTACAAGCAAATCCTGGCAGACATCTACCCCGCCCTGCGTCATTCCGACTATGTGGTGGAATACAACATACGCAACTTCACCGTCGACGAAGCCCGCGACATCATCTACCGCGACCCTTCGCAGCTCAGCCTCGAAGAGATGCACCGTGTGGCGCTGACCTATCCGGCGGGAAGCGACGAATTTAAGGAAGTGTTCGAAATAGCCGTCCGCATGTATCCCGACGACCCCGTTTCGAACCTCAATGCCGCCAACATCGCCCTGCAAAACCGCCAGGCCGACAAGGCGCGACGCTACCTCGCCAAAGCCGCCCCTTCCGCCCAGAAGGAGCTGGCCGAAGCGATCCTCTTAATGCTCGACGAACGATGGGCCGATGCCGAAACGGCACTCAGTCGCCTCACCTCCCAACCGGAAGTGTCCGAAGCCGCAACTGCCAACCTGGAACTCGTGAAGCTGATGCGATAA
- a CDS encoding RNA-binding S4 domain-containing protein, with the protein MNEVRIDKWMWATRIFKTRTIAAEACKKSRVMINNVTVKPSRMIKVGEVIQVRKPPVTFSFKVLALTERRMGAKLVPDYLENVTTPDQYEILEMNKISGFVDRARGLGRPTKKDRRELEQFTDPGVMDDGFDFDFDFDSEEE; encoded by the coding sequence ATGAACGAAGTAAGAATAGACAAATGGATGTGGGCAACCCGCATCTTTAAAACTCGGACAATCGCAGCGGAAGCCTGCAAAAAAAGCCGGGTCATGATAAACAATGTCACCGTAAAACCGTCCCGCATGATCAAAGTCGGCGAAGTGATTCAGGTGCGCAAGCCGCCTGTAACTTTCTCTTTCAAAGTACTGGCACTGACGGAACGCCGGATGGGAGCCAAACTGGTTCCGGACTACCTGGAAAATGTCACGACACCAGACCAATACGAAATACTGGAAATGAACAAAATCTCCGGCTTCGTAGACCGTGCCCGCGGCTTGGGCCGCCCGACAAAGAAAGACCGTCGCGAACTGGAACAGTTCACTGATCCGGGAGTAATGGACGACGGCTTCGACTTTGATTTCGATTTTGATTCGGAAGAGGAATAG
- a CDS encoding SDR family oxidoreductase produces the protein MEKGIAIITGADGGMGQEITLALAKDGFQIIMACKEPEKAYQVCERIKQESGNKQIEVRGIDLSSLSSVHAFAQKILAEGRPVSRLMNNAGVLTTHIRPTVDGLETIVSVNYVGPYLLTRLLLPLMHKGTRIVNTVSCTYAIGKIESDFFTKGKNGRFNRISVYGNTKLALLLFTRELAERVKEKGITVNASDPGIVSTNMITMNAWFDPLTDILFRPFIKTPLQGAATAIHLALSEDVNDKSGACYANCKEKKLSERIRNHPAQVKLWGDTETLLRSRNLLD, from the coding sequence ATGGAAAAAGGAATAGCCATTATAACCGGTGCCGACGGGGGCATGGGACAAGAGATCACCCTGGCACTGGCCAAAGACGGTTTTCAGATCATCATGGCGTGTAAAGAACCGGAGAAAGCATATCAGGTCTGCGAACGTATAAAACAAGAAAGCGGGAATAAGCAAATAGAGGTCCGCGGGATAGACCTCTCCTCTTTATCATCCGTCCATGCTTTCGCACAAAAGATACTGGCGGAAGGACGCCCGGTCAGCCGGTTAATGAACAATGCCGGAGTTCTGACCACCCATATCCGTCCTACAGTAGACGGATTGGAAACGATTGTCAGCGTTAATTACGTCGGTCCGTATCTGCTCACCCGGTTACTGCTTCCCCTGATGCATAAGGGAACCCGTATCGTCAATACAGTATCCTGCACGTACGCCATCGGTAAAATAGAATCCGACTTCTTCACGAAAGGGAAGAACGGACGCTTCAACCGGATATCGGTGTACGGAAATACCAAACTGGCCTTATTGCTCTTTACACGCGAGTTGGCGGAAAGGGTAAAAGAAAAAGGAATTACCGTCAACGCCTCCGACCCAGGTATCGTCAGTACGAATATGATCACGATGAATGCCTGGTTCGACCCGTTGACAGATATCCTGTTCCGTCCTTTCATCAAAACACCGCTGCAAGGAGCGGCAACAGCCATACACCTTGCTCTGTCGGAAGATGTGAACGATAAAAGTGGTGCATGCTACGCCAACTGCAAAGAGAAAAAGCTGTCGGAACGTATCCGAAACCATCCGGCACAAGTCAAGCTCTGGGGCGATACGGAGACATTGCTTCGTTCCCGTAATCTACTGGATTAA